The Nitrosopumilus cobalaminigenes genome contains a region encoding:
- the dnaK gene encoding molecular chaperone DnaK, which yields MAKIIGIDLGTSNSAAAVVMGGKPTIIPAAEGATVGGKAFPSVVAFSKDGDLLVGEPARRQAVTNPDSTIVAAKRKMGSDHTFKILDKEYKPQQISAFILQKIKKDAEAFVGEPVQKAVITVPAYFDDNQRQATKDAGTIAGLDVVRIINEPTAASLAFGLDKAKEDMKILVFDFGGGTLDVTIMEMGGGVFEVLSTSGDTQLGGTDMDKVLIDYVVDEFKKKEGVDLSQDSTAMTRIREAAEKAKIELSTVMETDINLPFISHDPSSGAKNLELRITRAKLDELIGPIVERCKPSVLKALEDAKLSNSNINKIVMVGGPTRIPLVKKFVSDLIGQESESGVDPMEAVAMGAAIQAGIIAGDVSSDIVLLDVTPLTLGIETLGGVREPLIERNTTIPTSKGKVFTTAADNQTAVTIHVVQGERPMATDNVSLGSFNLTDLPPAPRGVPQIEVKFDIDANGIINVTAKDLGTQKEAKITIESNSKLSPEEIEKLKEDAEKFSDEDKLKKEKIDLKNEAESYIYTTEKLVNHDLKDKISQEQGIKITDAVKEVKEVLDKEAEELKPKLEALQALVNEVTTELYKNASPPPGADGQQGADGQQGADGQQGADGQQGAEETSESSKTDETKTN from the coding sequence ATGGCTAAAATTATTGGTATTGATTTAGGAACAAGTAACTCTGCAGCAGCGGTAGTAATGGGTGGAAAACCCACAATTATTCCAGCAGCAGAAGGGGCAACAGTTGGTGGCAAAGCATTTCCCTCAGTAGTAGCTTTTTCCAAAGATGGTGACCTTCTGGTAGGTGAGCCTGCACGTAGACAAGCAGTTACAAATCCAGATAGTACTATTGTTGCTGCTAAACGAAAAATGGGTTCAGATCATACTTTTAAAATTCTAGATAAAGAATACAAACCTCAACAAATTTCGGCATTCATCCTTCAAAAAATTAAAAAAGATGCTGAAGCATTCGTTGGAGAACCAGTTCAAAAAGCTGTAATTACAGTTCCTGCGTATTTTGATGATAATCAGCGTCAAGCAACTAAAGATGCTGGAACAATTGCAGGACTTGATGTTGTTAGAATAATCAATGAGCCAACAGCAGCATCTTTGGCATTTGGATTAGACAAAGCAAAAGAAGACATGAAAATTCTCGTCTTTGATTTTGGTGGTGGTACCTTAGATGTAACTATTATGGAAATGGGTGGGGGCGTATTTGAAGTTCTAAGTACTTCTGGTGATACTCAACTTGGTGGTACAGATATGGATAAAGTGTTAATTGATTATGTTGTTGATGAATTCAAGAAAAAAGAGGGTGTTGATCTTTCTCAAGATTCAACTGCAATGACTAGAATTAGAGAAGCTGCTGAAAAAGCAAAAATTGAATTATCTACTGTTATGGAAACCGATATCAATTTACCATTTATCTCTCATGATCCATCATCTGGCGCAAAAAATTTAGAATTAAGAATTACAAGAGCAAAACTAGATGAACTAATTGGACCTATTGTAGAGCGATGTAAGCCTTCAGTACTCAAAGCCTTGGAAGATGCAAAACTCTCAAATTCCAATATTAATAAAATTGTCATGGTTGGTGGACCAACAAGAATTCCATTAGTCAAAAAATTTGTTAGTGATCTAATTGGTCAAGAATCTGAATCAGGTGTAGATCCTATGGAGGCTGTAGCAATGGGAGCGGCCATTCAGGCAGGAATTATTGCTGGAGATGTGAGTAGTGATATTGTTTTACTTGATGTTACTCCTCTAACATTGGGAATTGAAACTTTAGGTGGAGTTAGAGAACCATTAATTGAGAGAAATACTACAATCCCGACCTCAAAGGGTAAAGTTTTCACAACTGCAGCTGATAATCAAACTGCAGTTACTATTCATGTTGTACAAGGTGAAAGACCTATGGCAACTGATAATGTTTCATTAGGAAGTTTCAATCTTACAGATTTACCACCTGCTCCAAGGGGCGTTCCTCAAATTGAAGTAAAATTTGACATTGATGCAAATGGAATTATTAATGTCACAGCAAAGGATCTTGGAACTCAAAAAGAAGCAAAAATCACTATAGAATCTAACTCTAAATTATCTCCAGAGGAAATTGAAAAATTGAAAGAAGATGCAGAAAAATTCTCTGATGAAGATAAATTAAAGAAAGAAAAAATTGATTTAAAGAACGAAGCAGAAAGTTACATCTACACTACAGAAAAATTAGTTAACCATGATCTTAAAGATAAAATTTCACAAGAACAAGGTATCAAAATTACTGACGCCGTAAAAGAAGTTAAAGAAGTTTTAGATAAAGAAGCCGAAGAATTGAAACCTAAACTTGAAGCATTGCAAGCATTGGTAAATGAAGTTACAACAGAACTTTACAAAAATGCTTCACCTCCACCCGGTGCAGATGGACAACAGGGTGCAGATGGACAACAGGGTGCAGATGGACAACAGGGTGCAGATGGACAACAGGGTGCAGAAGAAACATCTGAATCATCTAAAACTGATGAAACAAAAACTAACTGA
- a CDS encoding ABC transporter permease translates to MHPIIRLVNRNLTISLNPGFLIWQIIFPLIYIFVAGFAYAPLINAVPFGNKDLDYPAFLASGMIGFNIMNSTLISGIIIWNDRKHGMFEQIMSGPFTRSHYILSNICTIGIIGLVSATLIAVVGYPVFFESVEFSLVTIPIIIFGAITGSVLFGSLASIISTRLRSSEGFNVIINTVFLFFAFVSTAFYPAGGAPEPLRTAFYLNPLTYLVDVIRAGIFGTITEFIILEMIILVVIASILFVIASRLLTKLDF, encoded by the coding sequence ATGCATCCAATAATTAGATTAGTAAATAGAAATCTTACGATTTCTCTCAATCCTGGATTTTTAATTTGGCAAATAATTTTTCCTTTAATTTACATTTTTGTTGCAGGATTTGCTTATGCACCATTAATCAATGCAGTACCATTTGGAAATAAAGATCTTGATTATCCGGCATTTTTAGCTTCAGGTATGATTGGATTTAATATTATGAATAGTACTCTGATTTCTGGAATTATAATTTGGAATGATAGAAAACATGGAATGTTTGAACAAATTATGTCTGGTCCTTTCACTAGAAGTCATTATATTCTAAGTAATATTTGCACAATAGGAATTATTGGTTTAGTTAGTGCAACGCTAATAGCAGTAGTAGGATACCCTGTATTTTTCGAATCTGTGGAATTTTCTCTAGTAACAATACCCATAATCATTTTTGGAGCCATCACTGGATCAGTACTTTTTGGTTCATTAGCCTCAATTATTTCCACTAGATTACGCTCAAGTGAAGGATTTAATGTAATTATTAACACCGTTTTTCTTTTCTTTGCTTTTGTTAGTACGGCATTTTATCCAGCAGGCGGTGCACCTGAACCATTACGAACAGCATTTTATCTAAATCCATTAACATATCTTGTTGACGTAATAAGGGCTGGAATTTTTGGAACTATTACTGAATTTATAATTTTAGAAATGATTATTCTTGTAGTTATAGCATCTATATTATTTGTAATTGCATCTAGACTTTTAACTAAATTAGATTTTTAG
- a CDS encoding ABC transporter ATP-binding protein — translation MSCIEVNHLSKLYGSVRAVDDLVLSVKSGQVFGFLGPNGAGKSTTIKLLTTLIPPSSGSLSILGVDAVSNPLQIRHKIGVVLQQPSYEPTLSVEKSLEKYGMMWNVPKIERKKRMEQLLKDFDLVEIRKKRNEDLSIGQRRRVQVAREFMHDMELLFLDEPTVGLDPSARRKLLDYLKNKVKTGLTIFYTTHILSEAEYLCDQIAIIDKGKIVTVNSPDALKNRFGKEKTIKIHLLEKQSNVPSLLSGISDCKIDFKTGTNIIIHSEQSELVLLQVLKILNDNKIEIEDLSAVPTNLEEIFLNMVRENASNN, via the coding sequence ATGTCATGCATTGAAGTGAACCATCTTTCAAAATTATATGGTTCAGTTCGTGCAGTAGATGATCTAGTATTATCAGTAAAATCTGGACAAGTTTTTGGATTTTTAGGACCTAATGGTGCAGGTAAATCTACCACCATCAAACTTCTCACTACTCTGATTCCACCATCAAGTGGTTCATTATCCATTCTGGGTGTTGATGCAGTCTCAAATCCACTTCAAATTCGTCATAAAATTGGTGTAGTCTTACAACAACCTAGCTATGAGCCTACATTATCTGTTGAAAAATCCCTTGAGAAATATGGAATGATGTGGAATGTACCAAAAATTGAGCGTAAAAAAAGAATGGAGCAACTATTGAAAGATTTTGATCTAGTTGAAATTCGTAAAAAAAGAAATGAAGACCTATCAATTGGTCAAAGAAGACGAGTTCAAGTTGCACGAGAATTTATGCATGATATGGAATTATTATTTTTAGATGAACCCACTGTAGGATTAGATCCAAGTGCTAGAAGAAAATTATTAGATTATTTAAAAAATAAAGTAAAAACTGGTTTAACAATTTTTTACACTACACACATTCTTTCTGAAGCAGAATATCTTTGTGATCAAATTGCTATTATTGATAAAGGTAAAATTGTAACAGTCAATTCTCCTGATGCTTTAAAAAATAGATTTGGAAAAGAAAAAACTATTAAAATTCATTTATTAGAAAAGCAATCCAATGTTCCTTCACTTTTATCTGGAATATCTGATTGCAAAATTGATTTTAAAACTGGAACCAATATTATAATTCATTCAGAACAATCCGAATTGGTTTTGTTACAAGTTTTAAAAATACTTAATGATAATAAAATTGAGATAGAGGATCTATCAGCCGTACCAACAAATCTTGAAGAGATATTCTTAAACATGGTGAGAGAAAATGCATCCAATAATTAG
- a CDS encoding nucleotide exchange factor GrpE → MSSESNSDEIPVDVISEKDTENNSPKIEPESDVEKISKLLDLEKQKSSEYEEKLKLVLADFQNLSRKTQTDIESGINSKINEFTLDFLKIYDDFVRAKEVLSDSKINSEGLDSILKNMDALLKKYHIRPIDALGEIFNPNFHEAISIINDPDLDDDTITKEIRKGYISHERVIRPTLVEISKKG, encoded by the coding sequence TTGTCTAGTGAATCTAATTCTGATGAAATTCCAGTTGATGTAATTTCTGAAAAAGATACTGAAAATAATTCTCCTAAAATAGAACCAGAATCTGATGTAGAAAAAATATCTAAATTGTTAGATTTGGAAAAACAAAAATCATCTGAATATGAAGAAAAATTAAAACTTGTATTAGCCGATTTCCAAAATCTTAGCAGAAAAACTCAAACTGATATTGAAAGTGGCATTAATTCAAAAATAAATGAATTCACATTAGATTTTTTAAAAATTTATGATGATTTTGTTAGAGCAAAAGAAGTTCTTTCTGACAGTAAAATTAATTCAGAAGGCTTGGATTCAATTTTGAAAAACATGGATGCTTTATTGAAAAAATATCATATTCGACCTATAGATGCATTAGGAGAGATTTTTAATCCCAATTTCCATGAGGCTATATCAATAATTAATGATCCTGATTTAGATGATGACACAATTACAAAAGAGATCAGGAAGGGATATATTTCTCATGAGAGAGTTATAAGACCTACACTAGTAGAAATTTCAAAAAAAGGATGA
- a CDS encoding DUF354 domain-containing protein, with product MKIWIDILTPKQLLFSEPIIEKLGKKYDLLCTSRDYEEVSKLAKIRGLDLIFVGKHGGGDKKSKLKASIDRMEKLSKKIKTFSPDIAISFCSPEAARISFGLGIKHIAFCDSPHANAVMRLTLPLIQKLLIPQVISKKEFTTYGIDEKNIIQYKAIDAVVTIQRKVNQDAKLPFKNNSKKNILIRVEEEEASYTSKSSKIIPIIKKIGMDFTNENIVVLGRYTKQIENLQKIIGKKVKIVKMSYDGKHLLSNTDVFIGSGGTMTAESALMGIPTISYDAVPNIIENFLVKKSLVKRETNPNNISRHIKKIFESNNNQSHKRAETIRKQMEDPIQKLIQTIKE from the coding sequence TTGAAAATCTGGATAGATATTCTAACACCAAAACAATTATTGTTTTCTGAACCAATAATTGAAAAATTAGGTAAAAAATACGATCTTTTGTGTACTTCACGAGATTATGAAGAAGTTTCAAAATTAGCCAAAATACGTGGTTTAGACCTTATTTTTGTCGGAAAGCATGGTGGTGGAGATAAGAAAAGTAAACTCAAAGCCAGTATTGACAGAATGGAAAAATTGTCTAAAAAAATTAAGACATTTTCACCTGATATTGCTATTAGTTTTTGTTCTCCAGAGGCAGCAAGAATATCTTTTGGGTTAGGAATTAAACATATAGCATTTTGTGATTCTCCACATGCTAACGCAGTAATGCGATTAACGCTACCATTAATTCAAAAATTGTTAATTCCACAAGTAATATCAAAAAAAGAATTTACAACATATGGAATTGATGAAAAAAATATTATTCAATACAAAGCAATTGATGCTGTAGTTACCATACAGAGGAAAGTTAATCAAGATGCAAAATTACCATTTAAAAATAATTCTAAAAAGAATATTCTGATAAGGGTAGAAGAAGAAGAAGCATCATATACATCTAAATCTAGTAAAATTATTCCCATAATCAAAAAAATTGGAATGGATTTTACAAATGAAAATATTGTAGTCTTGGGAAGATATACAAAGCAAATTGAGAATTTACAAAAAATAATTGGCAAGAAAGTAAAAATTGTGAAAATGTCATATGATGGAAAACATTTGTTAAGCAATACAGATGTTTTTATTGGATCTGGTGGAACAATGACTGCAGAATCTGCATTAATGGGAATTCCAACAATTTCGTATGATGCCGTTCCAAACATAATTGAAAATTTCTTAGTAAAAAAATCCCTAGTTAAAAGAGAAACAAATCCAAATAATATTTCAAGACACATAAAGAAAATTTTTGAATCAAATAATAATCAGAGTCATAAAAGAGCAGAAACTATTAGAAAACAGATGGAAGACCCTATTCAAAAATTAATTCAAACAATTAAAGAATAG
- a CDS encoding GDP-mannose dehydrogenase: MTDIILGMGEVGETLFHLLEEKNFDSIGIDVDSSKCKNYSENEKIENPEYLHVCLPGELSEFVDITINWINKIEGLKVVLVHSTVKPGTTKMIQEKSKVLVLYSPVRGVHKRFLDDIKKYTKFISSDEKNIDPKIKIDLENRFEKIDWMSTTKTAELAKILVDTTYYGWLINYAQITKMICEKENIDFDEMWKFADEIHENLGNRPKMYPGIIGGHCVIPNLNLIDYENIDMIKKINEMYEKFKK, translated from the coding sequence ATGACTGACATTATTTTAGGAATGGGAGAAGTGGGAGAAACATTATTTCACCTTCTTGAAGAAAAGAATTTTGACAGCATAGGAATTGATGTAGATTCTTCTAAATGCAAAAATTATTCAGAAAATGAAAAAATTGAAAATCCAGAATATCTACATGTTTGTTTACCAGGAGAATTATCAGAGTTTGTAGATATTACAATAAATTGGATCAATAAGATTGAGGGATTAAAAGTTGTGTTGGTACATTCAACAGTAAAGCCCGGAACTACAAAAATGATTCAAGAGAAATCTAAAGTTTTGGTTTTATATTCTCCAGTTCGAGGAGTACATAAAAGATTTTTAGACGATATTAAAAAATATACAAAATTTATTTCTTCAGATGAAAAAAATATTGATCCTAAAATAAAAATTGATTTAGAAAATAGATTTGAAAAAATAGATTGGATGTCAACAACAAAAACTGCAGAATTGGCAAAAATATTAGTGGATACAACCTATTATGGATGGTTGATCAATTATGCACAAATAACAAAAATGATTTGTGAAAAAGAAAACATTGATTTTGATGAGATGTGGAAATTTGCAGATGAAATTCATGAAAATTTAGGCAATAGACCCAAAATGTATCCTGGAATTATTGGAGGGCATTGCGTAATTCCTAATCTAAATTTGATAGACTATGAAAATATAGATATGATTAAAAAAATTAATGAAATGTATGAAAAATTTAAAAAATAA
- a CDS encoding single-stranded DNA-binding protein, translating to MSEFEDLINKFLEQKPELTKADLEEQIKQKKEKIGAGYLTDQGALFLIASDYGIALSEPQKLEISLKDLYAGAKEISLETRVLNLSPAKQFSRKDGSPFYLRTMTVYDTNSTASVKLWDEKANLPGVENLKPGDLIKIIKAYVKSDLDGSPTINIGSGSNIETTDTTSEIPTIDTITKDVSESQEGQKDLVISGTIDGVISGMEFTNSRGMPGKALRMRLKGKDGSGMRVVLWGKDESTIPNMISQSAKVRLLGVRVKSGNQGLEIHGNDATIVEIEGGKEAEPIITRIISISPSENGKNMIMAVDNKKNLFNISDFSNSTSICVEGDVIECMPSKVYGNSITLDENSFVRKLDNDESIPSLSQLRTKINDIKVDSSYCIEAIVLKVPQRREVQTKSGESIALSEMFVEDDTGQIWVKGWRNQARIIDKCELGEIISITGLNAKAGLEGRIELFVTPFSKITKKN from the coding sequence TTGTCAGAATTTGAAGATCTTATCAATAAATTTCTAGAACAAAAACCAGAATTAACTAAAGCAGATCTTGAAGAACAAATAAAACAGAAAAAGGAAAAAATTGGTGCTGGGTATTTGACTGATCAGGGAGCATTGTTCTTAATTGCATCTGATTACGGAATTGCATTGTCAGAACCACAAAAACTAGAAATTAGTTTAAAGGATCTATATGCAGGAGCAAAAGAAATTTCATTAGAAACAAGAGTTCTAAATTTATCACCTGCAAAACAATTTTCTAGAAAAGATGGTTCTCCGTTTTATCTTCGGACAATGACTGTGTATGATACAAATTCTACAGCTAGTGTGAAATTATGGGATGAAAAAGCAAATCTCCCAGGAGTTGAAAATCTAAAACCAGGAGATTTAATTAAAATCATTAAAGCTTATGTTAAATCAGATCTTGATGGTTCTCCAACAATAAATATTGGTTCTGGATCAAATATAGAAACTACTGATACAACAAGTGAAATTCCAACAATAGACACCATTACAAAAGATGTGAGTGAATCTCAAGAAGGACAAAAAGATTTAGTAATTTCAGGAACTATTGATGGTGTAATTAGTGGAATGGAATTTACGAATTCTCGTGGCATGCCTGGAAAAGCACTAAGAATGAGACTAAAGGGAAAAGATGGAAGTGGTATGAGAGTAGTATTATGGGGTAAAGATGAATCCACCATTCCAAACATGATTTCACAATCAGCCAAAGTAAGATTGCTTGGTGTTAGAGTAAAATCAGGAAATCAAGGACTAGAAATTCACGGAAATGATGCAACAATTGTAGAAATTGAAGGAGGAAAAGAAGCAGAACCAATAATCACTAGAATTATCTCCATATCACCATCAGAAAACGGTAAAAATATGATAATGGCTGTAGATAATAAAAAGAATTTATTCAACATTAGTGACTTTTCAAATTCAACTAGTATTTGTGTAGAGGGAGACGTAATAGAATGCATGCCATCAAAAGTTTATGGTAATTCAATCACACTAGATGAAAATTCCTTTGTAAGGAAATTAGATAATGATGAATCAATTCCATCTTTATCTCAACTTAGAACAAAAATTAACGATATCAAAGTTGACTCTAGTTATTGTATTGAAGCAATCGTATTGAAAGTTCCTCAAAGACGTGAGGTTCAAACAAAATCTGGAGAATCAATAGCACTTTCAGAAATGTTTGTAGAAGATGATACAGGGCAAATTTGGGTAAAAGGTTGGAGAAATCAAGCAAGAATTATTGATAAGTGTGAATTAGGAGAAATTATTTCCATTACAGGGTTAAATGCAAAGGCTGGACTAGAAGGTAGAATAGAATTATTTGTTACTCCATTCTCTAAAATTACAAAGAAAAACTAA
- a CDS encoding DEAD/DEAH box helicase: MKDHDQTIPSNLPLDSLFGKFGFSKLTEIQKKASPIILQKKDCLVIAPTGSGKTECSVIPIFSLLKNSKQSGKIKTLYITPLRALNRDVFRRITNYAHENQLTIKIRHGDTSQKDRKKITENPPDVLITTPETLVILLTQVKMLNALSDLEWIVIDEVHELLSSERGSQLSLSVERLELNSKYSLTKVGLSATVGNFDEAGKFVVGTKRKCQIIRDTSVRKYDVEIKYVEGTISDVAEKIIEYVLELKLDSPILLFTNTRGEAEFLASVLKQKSSVPIELHHGSLSKEVREETEQTLREGKHGIVVCTSSLELGLDIGSVELVIHYGSPRQVSKFVQRIGRSKHNRDESAQGLIITNNPDDEFEAQAILDRIQEGSIEEQKIHDGSLDVLAHHLVGLSMQIGEITVEQAFELVTKAYSFRNLKIEDLIDVLDLLDSNYLIFFDRTKMTYWKKGGSFKYYFENLSTIPDILKFKVFDSVGKKIIGSLDQRFVGDHGDSGNIFVLKGSQWRILNVDEKSFSVNVEPFRGGGITVPYWEGESIPIDYKTARKVGNFRSKVKNGNFTLTNNIIEKLNFDKIPDENNLVIESNRSQGSIVIHSCLGTKINSTLSTLLSSILSSMLGSIVDSRSDGYRIVLSSNSRISEKLFIEVIKDDYDLQSVVSASLTGTHNVNWKTWCVAKKFGVVGRGAIYERKSARFLYERYSKTALVHEALRELFHDKYDLKNSEKILKKIKEDEIHLTWLEVDQYSKLALPILDHTAKYYSSPANLDKGILDLVKARLEKTKHRLICARCGKWERVFQTSEVKNLLVCPYCKARQITATYYSDYDLPKIIRKKHDGKRLTADEKHKYDRAWKVASLVENFGKIAITVISGYGVGADTAARILRNMVDEEHLFKQIYEAERQYVVTRGFWDS; this comes from the coding sequence ATGAAAGATCACGATCAAACAATCCCGTCGAATCTACCTCTTGATTCATTATTTGGAAAATTCGGATTTTCTAAACTAACTGAGATTCAGAAAAAAGCATCACCAATAATTTTACAAAAAAAAGATTGTCTTGTTATTGCTCCAACAGGTTCTGGAAAAACAGAATGTTCAGTAATTCCGATTTTCTCTTTGTTAAAAAATTCTAAACAATCTGGAAAAATTAAAACCCTTTACATCACACCTTTACGAGCCTTAAATCGTGACGTGTTTCGAAGAATTACAAATTATGCACATGAAAATCAACTGACGATTAAAATTCGACATGGAGATACTAGCCAAAAAGATAGAAAAAAAATAACTGAAAATCCTCCTGATGTTTTAATCACAACTCCTGAAACTTTGGTAATTCTATTAACACAGGTAAAAATGCTCAATGCATTATCTGATTTAGAATGGATTGTAATAGATGAAGTACATGAATTATTATCTAGTGAGCGAGGTTCTCAATTATCATTAAGTGTTGAAAGATTGGAATTAAATTCAAAATACTCACTTACAAAAGTTGGATTATCTGCAACTGTAGGAAATTTTGATGAGGCAGGAAAATTTGTCGTAGGAACTAAAAGAAAATGTCAGATAATCAGAGATACATCAGTTAGGAAATATGATGTAGAAATCAAGTATGTTGAAGGAACAATTTCAGATGTTGCAGAAAAAATAATTGAATATGTGCTAGAATTAAAGTTAGATTCTCCAATACTTCTCTTTACAAATACCAGAGGAGAGGCTGAATTTTTAGCATCAGTTTTAAAACAAAAATCTTCTGTTCCAATAGAACTACATCATGGTTCTCTCTCAAAAGAAGTTAGAGAAGAGACAGAACAAACTTTGCGTGAAGGCAAACATGGTATCGTAGTATGTACCTCTTCCTTGGAATTAGGATTAGATATTGGCTCAGTTGAATTGGTGATTCATTATGGTTCTCCAAGACAAGTATCAAAATTTGTTCAAAGAATAGGTAGAAGTAAACATAATCGTGATGAATCAGCTCAGGGTTTAATTATTACAAATAACCCTGATGATGAGTTTGAAGCACAAGCAATTCTTGATCGTATTCAAGAAGGCTCCATTGAAGAACAAAAAATTCATGATGGATCTCTAGATGTTTTAGCTCATCATTTAGTTGGACTATCTATGCAAATTGGTGAAATTACAGTTGAACAAGCTTTTGAATTAGTGACAAAGGCATATTCATTTAGAAATTTAAAAATTGAAGATCTCATAGATGTATTAGATTTACTTGATTCAAACTATCTAATTTTTTTTGATAGAACAAAAATGACTTATTGGAAAAAAGGCGGTTCTTTCAAATATTATTTTGAAAATCTTTCCACAATACCTGATATTCTTAAATTCAAAGTTTTTGATAGTGTTGGAAAAAAAATCATTGGGTCTTTAGATCAAAGATTTGTAGGAGATCATGGAGATTCAGGAAATATTTTTGTGCTGAAAGGTTCACAATGGAGAATTCTAAATGTTGATGAAAAATCATTCAGTGTAAATGTTGAACCTTTCAGGGGAGGAGGAATTACAGTACCTTATTGGGAAGGAGAAAGTATACCTATTGACTATAAAACAGCACGTAAAGTAGGAAATTTCCGTAGTAAAGTAAAGAATGGAAATTTTACTTTAACAAATAATATAATTGAAAAATTAAATTTTGATAAAATTCCTGATGAAAATAATCTTGTTATTGAATCAAATAGATCTCAAGGTTCAATTGTAATTCATTCTTGTCTTGGTACTAAGATCAATTCTACTTTATCCACATTACTATCTTCAATACTATCATCTATGTTAGGTTCAATTGTTGATTCTCGTTCTGATGGTTACAGAATTGTTTTATCATCTAATTCTAGAATTTCAGAAAAACTTTTCATAGAAGTTATTAAAGATGATTATGATTTACAATCTGTTGTTAGTGCTTCTTTAACTGGAACTCATAATGTCAATTGGAAAACATGGTGTGTTGCAAAAAAATTTGGAGTTGTAGGACGTGGAGCAATATATGAAAGAAAATCTGCCAGATTTTTATATGAACGATACTCCAAAACAGCACTTGTCCATGAAGCACTACGAGAATTATTTCATGATAAATATGATCTTAAAAATTCTGAAAAAATTCTGAAAAAAATCAAAGAAGATGAAATTCATCTCACTTGGTTAGAAGTTGATCAATATTCTAAATTAGCTCTGCCAATTTTAGATCATACTGCAAAATATTATTCTTCACCTGCAAATCTTGACAAAGGTATTCTTGATCTTGTTAAAGCTAGATTAGAAAAAACAAAACATCGTCTGATTTGTGCTCGATGTGGAAAATGGGAACGTGTTTTTCAAACATCTGAGGTAAAAAATTTACTCGTTTGTCCATATTGTAAAGCAAGGCAAATTACTGCAACATACTATTCTGATTATGATTTACCTAAAATTATTAGAAAAAAACATGATGGGAAAAGATTAACTGCAGATGAAAAACACAAGTATGATCGTGCCTGGAAAGTTGCATCATTAGTAGAAAATTTTGGAAAAATTGCTATTACTGTAATTTCTGGATATGGTGTTGGTGCTGATACTGCAGCAAGAATCTTAAGAAATATGGTAGATGAAGAACATTTGTTTAAACAAATCTATGAAGCAGAAAGACAATATGTAGTAACTAGAGGTTTTTGGGATTCTTAG